The following nucleotide sequence is from Deltaproteobacteria bacterium.
ACGCGCAGTCCGCGAATCAAACGGATTTCGAGATCGGGATGCGGCGAGAGCCCGAGCTTGCCGAGCACCTGATCCACCGACTCGCCGGCGTCCGACGCGACGAACAGGCTCTTCGCCCCGGCCTCGGCGATCCCGCGCGCGGTGTTCGTCGAGAACACCGTCCCCGCCTCGTAGATGTCGAAGGGCTGCGTGTGGACGTAGGCGATTTTCAGGGGGCGTTCGGACATGCTGGTCGGTTCCTCATGTGGCACAGCCACCCCCGGTTGTGCATGTACCGGCACAGCCGGGGACGGCTGTGCCACATGACGGGGTGGTGCGCAGCACCTTCTTAGATTCAATCGGAGCCGGACTCAACCTCGGCAAACGTCTCGTCGCGCGATGCCCGCGAGGGCTGATACCGGATCTTCGTGGCGAACAGCAACACCGCGACGGCGAGCAGGTACGTCCAGGTTTCGTGCCGGTTAAAAGGCGCGAAGTCGAGCACGGTGGCGGCCTCCTGCGCGGCGACCAGTGCGACGCACCCCGCCGCCACGAACCGCGACGCGCGCGTGCCGTAGACGATGACGAGATAGAAGCCCAGGAACACGCTGCTCACAACGAACCAGAAGACCGGCGGAATGACCAGGCAGTCGAGGTCCCCGCGCCAGCGCCACAGGCCGATTGCCACGAGGCACGACTCAACCGCGAAACTCACCGACGCGCACACGAGCGCCGCCCGCAGCACGACGCGGTACGTACGCTTTTCGAAATCGAGAACGTGTGCGTCGGCCCACGCCCACGCCACGCCCCACGTGAGCACCCAGCCGAGGACCGGAAGCAGCGGCACGCCCGCGATGGTCGGCAGGTGCGCGGCATAGATGTATTCGGGAACGGGTTCGGCGATGGAGTGGCGTTCCTTGAGGAACGAGAACACCACCGCGCACGCGAAAAAGAGCCCCGCGTGCCAAGGCCCGCGCTGCGCGGCCATATCACGCGCGAGCCACGCGAACATGGCCGCCGAGAGCACCAGGACGACGCCGGCGATCACCCGGATTCCCCATGCGGGCGCTTTGACGAGGGCATGGCCCCTTCGTAAGCTGTTTGACGCATCATGAGAAGTCCGATCGTCCATTTTCCGCGAATCGCCGTCACGCGCCACGCGCCGCTCGCGATCCTGTGGATGATCGCCGCGACCTGTCTCGCGCTCGACGTCGCGCTCGCACCGGACGCGCGAACGGCGCTCACGACGATCCCCCTGTTTCTCGTCGCCGCATTCGGCACCCGACGCGCGATGCGATCGGTGAAAGATCATGCGTATCCTGCTCGTTGACACCGCGCGCGAAATGCGCGGCGGGCAGCGACAGGTGGCGCTGCTGGCGTCGGGGATGCTGCGAGCCGGCGCGGACGTCCGCGTCGCGGTTCGGCCCGATTCGCCCCTCGGTGCGCGGCTCGCGGAACTGGACGTCCCGACCGTGTTCGTCCAGCCGCGCTTCGAGGGCGATCCGCTCGCGGCGCGCTCGCTCGGGCGCGTCATCGACCTGTATTCCATCGACCTCGTCAACGCGCAATCGAGCCACGATCACACGCTGGCGTGGTTCGCGGGCTCGTTCGCCACGCGCACACACCGGCGAGTGGTCACGCGGCGCGTCGATTTCGGCCCGGGGAGCGGGTGGTTCAACCGGCGCAAGTACCTGCGCGGCGCGGACCGCTACATCGCGATCAGTGACGCCATCGCCCGGGTGCTGACCGAATACGGCGTCCCCGCCTGGCGAATCGAGACGATTCACAGCAGCGTGACGCCGATCGAGCCCGTCCCCGGCGCGCGCAACGAGGTGCTGGCGGAACTGGGCTGGCCGGACGATTCCTGGGTGGTGGGCGACGTCGCGGCGCTCGAGGATCACAAGGGACACGTCGATCTCATCGACGCGTTCGCGCTCGTCGCCGCGAAGCACGCATCGGCGCGCCTCGCCCTGATCGGCGATGGTTCGCGCCGTGCGGAACTGGAGGCGCGTGTTCGGCAACTCGGGCTCGGCGGGCGGGTGCGTTTACTCGGTCACCGCACCGACGTGGCACGTTTACTTTCGGCGCTCGACCTTTTCGCCATGACGAGCCGTCAGGAGGGACTTTGCACGAGCATCCTCGACGCCATGTCCGCCGGGGTGCCGGTGGTGGCGACGAACGCGGGCGGAATCCCCGAGATCGTGCGTGACGGCGAAACGGGCCGCCTCGCGCGAACGGGCGACCCCGCCTCGATCGCCGAAAAGATCCTCGACGCCGCAGCCACGTCGGAATTTTCCCGCAAACTCGCCGAACGCGCGCGGCACATGGTGCGCGACGAATTCGGCGTGGACGGCATGGTCAAAAAGAGCCTCGGCGTTTACACGGACCTGATGAAATGCTGACTGGAAACGAAAACCGATGCCGGATGTCATACCCGGTGAACGGAATTTTGCTGACATTCCCCTCGATGGGACATTCGGCATAAGGATCGCGATGGAGCCCCGCCTTCTGAAAATCGCCGTCGGACTCTTCTGCTTCCTCATGACGGGCTGGCTGCTGTCGCGCTCGAGCGCGTTCACCGAACAGGCGTCCGAGGATCTGGGGTCGATGGCCGCGATCGCCGCGCGGGAAGGCCCCGTGTGGTCCGGCATCTACTACGTCGACAAGAAAAGCGGCGCGCGGGTGAAGGTCGGATACGCCAAGAGCGAGACCACGAAGACGGAGCGCGGCTACATCATCGACGGCGAAAGCCGCCTGACGCTCAAGGCGCAGGGCCAGA
It contains:
- a CDS encoding glycosyltransferase; amino-acid sequence: MRILLVDTAREMRGGQRQVALLASGMLRAGADVRVAVRPDSPLGARLAELDVPTVFVQPRFEGDPLAARSLGRVIDLYSIDLVNAQSSHDHTLAWFAGSFATRTHRRVVTRRVDFGPGSGWFNRRKYLRGADRYIAISDAIARVLTEYGVPAWRIETIHSSVTPIEPVPGARNEVLAELGWPDDSWVVGDVAALEDHKGHVDLIDAFALVAAKHASARLALIGDGSRRAELEARVRQLGLGGRVRLLGHRTDVARLLSALDLFAMTSRQEGLCTSILDAMSAGVPVVATNAGGIPEIVRDGETGRLARTGDPASIAEKILDAAATSEFSRKLAERARHMVRDEFGVDGMVKKSLGVYTDLMKC